Genomic segment of Leptospiraceae bacterium:
AATGAATCCCCGAGTTTCTCGTTCATCGGCACTGGCAAGTAAAGCCACGGGATTTCCCATCGCAAAGATTGCTGCTCTTCTTGCAGTGGGTTATACTCTTGACGAAATCCCAAATGACATTACGAAAGTCACACCTGCAAGTTTTGAACCGACGATTGATTATGTAGTTACGAAAATGCCTCGATTTGCTTTTGAGAAATTTCCGGGAACTCCACGTGTTCTGGGAAGCATGATGAAGTCCGTTGGAGAAACAATGGCAATCGGTAGAACCTTTCTTGAGTCTTTCCAAAAAGCGTGTCGTTCCTTGGAGATTGGACGATTTGGTTATGGAAGTGATGGAAATTTAGAAGAGCTCTTCAAAATCCATGAACACAGAGAAAAAGGAACTATAGAATCTTTCTTAGTAGAAAATCTTCATAAACCCAATCCAGATCGAATCTTTTTGATCAAAGTTGCGATGGAACTTCATCACTCAGGAGAACTCAGCTTTCCCGTAGAAAGAATTTATGAACTTTCTAAAATCGACCCATGGTTTTTATATCAATTTGAAGAAATGGTGCAAAACGAACAAGAACTTCATGAGTATTTAAAAACCTCAAACTTCACACCAGAGATTCTAAAGAAATTCAAAGAACAAGGATATTCGGATCGACAATTAGCTTATATCAAACACAAAACGAGGATTGATCAAATCATCCAAGATCCCAACAAAACAAAACCCCAAAAATCCCGAGAAATCCTACAAATTATAAAACAAGAAGAAGAAAAAATCCGAGCTCTAAGAAATGAATACCAAATCAAACCCATTTACCATAGAGTTGATACGTGCGGTGGTGAGTTCGAAGCCAAAACCCCGTATTTGTATTCCAGCTATGAAGAACTCAACGAAATCGAAGCTCCTTCCAATCAAAAGATTTTGATCATTGGTGGTGGACCCAACCGTATCGGACAAGGTGTTGAATTTGATTATTGTTGTTGTCATGCTTCATTTGCCCTTAAAGAGATGAATATTACTTCTATCATGGTGAATTCTAACCCAGAAACAGTTTCTACTGATTATGATACCTCCGATGTCTTGTTTTTTGAACCCCTCACAGAAGAAGATATTCTTCACATTTGCGAGGTAATGAAACCTGATGGAATCATTGTTCAGTTTGGTGGACAAACTCCCTTAAAGTTAGCTCAGCCTCTACAAAAAGCAGGATATAAAATTCTGGGAACCTCTCCTGAAAGCATCCATAAAGCAGAGGACCGAAAAGAATTCAGCCTGATTTTACAAAAACTCCATCTTAATCAACCTCCAAATGGCATTGCTTATGATTTCGATGAAGCTCTAAAAGTAGCAAACCAAATAGGTTATCCTTGTTTGGTGAGACCAAGTTATGTTTTGGGAGGAAGGGCAATGGCAATTGTCTATGATGATGAACAATTACGTTCTTATATGGAAGAAGCGGTTTTGGTCAACCCTGAGCATCCTATCTTGATTGATAAATTTTTAGACAATGCCATAGAATTAGATGTAGATGCCTTATCCGATGGAGAAACAGTGTTTGTTGCAGGGATTTTAGAACATATCGAAGAAGCAGGTGTTCACTCTGGTGACTCGGCATGCATCATTCCACCCATTTCGTTATCCCCCATTATGATCGAAGAGATCAAACGAGCAACAGAACTACTTGCAAAAGAACTCAACGTGATAGGACTCATCAACGTTCAATATGCGATACAAAATCAAACATTATATGTTCTTGAAGTCAATCCAAGAGCAAGTCGAACCGTGCCATTTGTCTCAAAAGCCATAGGCATACCCTTAGCAAAAATAGCTACCAAGGTGATGTTAGGAGGAAAACTCAAAGAACTCCTAAAAGATTACAAAATCCAAAATGAATTCTATGCCGCAAAAGAAGTAGTGCTTCCTTTTAGTCGTTTTTCGAATACTGATATCATTTTAGGACCCGAAATGAAATCCACGGGAGAAGTCATGGGGATTGCTCGTAGATATGAAGAAGCTTATTTAAAAGCCATCATGGCTGCGGGAGAAAAAATCCCTCCTTTTAATAGTGGAGTGTTTATCAGTGTGAGTGATGAAGCAAAACGCCACTTGATTGATGAAATCAAAGTTCTCCACGAACTAGGATATGTTCTTTATGCCACCGAAGGAACCAAAAGATTGATTGAAAAACTAAATATTCCTGTTATCGGTGTTTACAAGCTCATCGATAAAAAATACCCCACCGCTTTGGATTTCATAGAGCAAAATAAAATCAAACTCGTCATCAATATCCCACACTCAAAACAAACCCGAGATGATTCTTTTGAAATTCGTAGAAAAGCCATCCGTTCGAAAATCCTTTGTATTACGACCCTCAATGGAAGTAAAACCTTCATACGAGGACTCAAAAAAATCAATGAAATGGAATTCGATGTTTATTCTTTACAAGAAATCCATCGAATCCGACATTCATGATAAAAATCCTCTGGATACCTGGTTTAGGTGCCAACGAAGTAATGTTTATTCCCATGCTGAAGGAATTCCATCGTTACTATCAATTCCAAATCCAAAACGTATTCTTTAAGTATTATGATGTTCCACCTAATCAAATCCAAAACTTAGAAGAATATGCCGATTTTCTTTATGAGAAAAATCAAACTAAACTCAGTTTTCTTTACGATATTGTGATTGGTTGTTCTTTAGGTGGGATGATTTTACAGACTCTCATTCACAAAAAGAAAATCCAATCTCGAATTTATGTTTTGTTATCTACGGGATTTCATGGTGACCAACTGACATTTCTTTCTAAATTCCTGACCTGGCTGGTGGATTTGATCCCCACCCGATCACGCAGAACCTTACAACTCCTTATTTCTTATTCCTATCGCTATTTTCGTTTTGATTTGAAGTTTGCTTATCAGTTCAGTAAAATGTTTGAAGACTTCCCTACGAACGTTTTTTTTGAGTCCCCAAAGTGGATCCGAAACTGGGAGGGTATCCCCGAAGATGAACTTTTCTCCCCCAACTTCTATGTAATTCACGGAACAAGAGATCCTTTACTTTCTTTCAAAAAGATTCAAAAAACACGAAAACCCAATCTCGTCATAAAAAAAGGAAATCATATCTTATTTGCTCTATACCCAAAAATTTTGACGGAAAAAATTCGGGATTTTTACCTCTCTTACACAAGGATAGCTCAAACAAACTCTCACCAAAAGAAAAAAAGATTTCGATATAAGATATGAAGTTATGATTTTATAGAACAGCTCCCGATCTTTGAGTTTGATCAAACAAAAAAGTTAGCCACCCACATCAAGGGAATGAATTAGGAATCCATGCCATTGGAATTGATATTTCTATTTTTAATGTCTTGATCTCCGAAGTAAAAAAAGTAAACACAACCTTACACAGTTAAACAAAATCGTTTCAATTAATAGAATCCCAACGAAGCAAAAACGAGCTCCTTTTTGAAGAAGAACTCAATGAAGAATTATCCAAGTTCAATCAAAAATATTTTTCTCTTCAGAAGAAAAAAAGAAAAACCACGAACTTGATTATGTAGGTCTTATTGACTATCATGAACAACATACATACGCTTATGAATTATTTGGATGAAAAAGAAAAGACGAAAGCGAAACCGGTTCTCTATCAAAAGGAAAAGATTGAATGGCTTTGTTTTCTTTTATTCATTCATTAAATACAACATTTGGAACATCCATATTTGAAACCATAGCTGAAATTGTCGCAGGTAAAATTTAAAATAGCAAAAAGGGAATACGTGGTAGGTGATACTATCAGTGAAATAGCTCAAAATGAAATCTGAAAAATCATCAATGAAATTTCAATCAGTGGAACGTACAATTTGTTATTAAATTGCTTTGGAAAAGTTGGGAAAGAGTTAAGCTCAGAGATTGATAAAAATTTTTCTAAATTTAGATGATATTGTTTCCAAATTATTTAGATGTTAGTAAATAAAATTGTTATTTCGAATTTTCATTTCTTAAAAAATCACCAAGATCTCTCGCATCCAGTGAGAAAAGCTTGTTTCCCATTCTTGAGAGTTTTGGTTCAAATCCAAATAAGGTAAATTCCATCCTATCGTAAGGAAATCCTTGATTTCTGTGTTTTCTCCCTGATCACCACGAAGGGTAAAGTTTTTGAGCCTTGTAAAAAAAGCACTTCTTGAGAAATACTTTTTGTTTTTTTTGATTTTTTTATTTTCTGCGGGAAATCGAAGGTATAGCTTAATTCCACTTCCGGTATTGGTTGGGCACTTGGCTAAAAATCCCCAATTCGGATGAAGCTGCCAAAAAAAATTGAAATCAATTAGTAAAGTTAATTTATAAAATTTTTTTATTGCCTGAGAAACATCAAAAATCAGTTCTTCATCAAAATGTTTATACTTCTTCCAAAATAAATAATCTATGCGTAAATGATCTTCATCACCAACGTATAATCTTATGACTTTATTTTCATCAATCCCCCAAGAAATGTTGGTAAATTCTTGTTTGATAAGAAACTTATTCCTGATTAAATCTGGGATTTGTAGAGAA
This window contains:
- the carB gene encoding carbamoyl-phosphate synthase large subunit → MPKRTDIKSILIPGSGPIVIGQAVEFDYSGNQACKVLKKEGFRTILLNSNPATIMTDPDVADVTYIEPMTPEVLLKIIDKEKPDAILPTVGGQTALNLVMDLWRRGEIQKRGIKLIGANAEAIEKAESREKFKEAIKRIGLKVPESELCESLEQAIEFKNRLGLPLIIRPSFTLGGTGGGIAFTDEEFIEICKDGLNESPTHQILVEQSILGWKEYELEVMRDSKDNVVIICSIENLDPMGVHTGDSITIAPQQTLSDVQYQKMRDAAIAIIREIGVETGGSNIQFAVNPKNGDMVVIEMNPRVSRSSALASKATGFPIAKIAALLAVGYTLDEIPNDITKVTPASFEPTIDYVVTKMPRFAFEKFPGTPRVLGSMMKSVGETMAIGRTFLESFQKACRSLEIGRFGYGSDGNLEELFKIHEHREKGTIESFLVENLHKPNPDRIFLIKVAMELHHSGELSFPVERIYELSKIDPWFLYQFEEMVQNEQELHEYLKTSNFTPEILKKFKEQGYSDRQLAYIKHKTRIDQIIQDPNKTKPQKSREILQIIKQEEEKIRALRNEYQIKPIYHRVDTCGGEFEAKTPYLYSSYEELNEIEAPSNQKILIIGGGPNRIGQGVEFDYCCCHASFALKEMNITSIMVNSNPETVSTDYDTSDVLFFEPLTEEDILHICEVMKPDGIIVQFGGQTPLKLAQPLQKAGYKILGTSPESIHKAEDRKEFSLILQKLHLNQPPNGIAYDFDEALKVANQIGYPCLVRPSYVLGGRAMAIVYDDEQLRSYMEEAVLVNPEHPILIDKFLDNAIELDVDALSDGETVFVAGILEHIEEAGVHSGDSACIIPPISLSPIMIEEIKRATELLAKELNVIGLINVQYAIQNQTLYVLEVNPRASRTVPFVSKAIGIPLAKIATKVMLGGKLKELLKDYKIQNEFYAAKEVVLPFSRFSNTDIILGPEMKSTGEVMGIARRYEEAYLKAIMAAGEKIPPFNSGVFISVSDEAKRHLIDEIKVLHELGYVLYATEGTKRLIEKLNIPVIGVYKLIDKKYPTALDFIEQNKIKLVINIPHSKQTRDDSFEIRRKAIRSKILCITTLNGSKTFIRGLKKINEMEFDVYSLQEIHRIRHS
- a CDS encoding alpha/beta hydrolase, with the protein product MIKILWIPGLGANEVMFIPMLKEFHRYYQFQIQNVFFKYYDVPPNQIQNLEEYADFLYEKNQTKLSFLYDIVIGCSLGGMILQTLIHKKKIQSRIYVLLSTGFHGDQLTFLSKFLTWLVDLIPTRSRRTLQLLISYSYRYFRFDLKFAYQFSKMFEDFPTNVFFESPKWIRNWEGIPEDELFSPNFYVIHGTRDPLLSFKKIQKTRKPNLVIKKGNHILFALYPKILTEKIRDFYLSYTRIAQTNSHQKKKRFRYKI